Part of the Peptococcaceae bacterium genome, ATTGTCAACCGGTATGTTGTTCACCGCGGAATAAATAGCCGCAGCAATGGCCACCCCCGCCGACGGCCCGTCAGCCGGTATCCCGCCGGGGAAATTGACGTGGATGTCGTAATTCCGGCAGTCAAGGTTAAGCCTGTGTCTTAAAACGGTTAAAACATTTTCCACGGAACCTTTGGCCATGCTTTTCCGCCGGACGGTCTGCCCGCCCATCCCGTGCATCTCTTCTTCTTCCACAATGCCTGTAATGATTATTTTGCCGTTCTTTTCTTCCGCCGGGATGACGCAAACCTCTATTTCCAGGAGCATTCCCATATTGGGCCCGTAAACCGCCAGGCCGTTGACCTGGCCGACCTGGGGAACGGGAGGTATTTTTTTATCCGGCCGGGGAGAATAACGCCCGTAGTTGACGACCCATTCCACATCGCTTTCTTTTATTTCCTGGCCGTTATTCATGATAACGATTCCCGCTGCAATCTGGATGATGTTTACGGCTTCCCGCCCGTTTGTCGCATATCTAACCAGGACATCAAGGGCTTCTTTTTTGATGGGCAACCCTATTTTCCGGGCAGCCTTCTCCCCGATAACGCTTATTTCATGAGGAAGCAGGCTGCGAAAATAGATCTCCACACAGCGTGAACGAATAGCGGGCGGAATCTCCTGAGGCTGGCGGGTCGTAGCCGCAATCAGACGAAAATCGGCCGGCAGGCCGTTCTGGAAGATGTCATGAATATGGCCCGGGATATTGGTATCCTCGGAGGAATAATAGGCGCTTTCCAGTATTACCTTGCGGTCTTCCAGGACCTTGAGCAGTTTATTGATCTGGATGGGATGAAGTTCCCCGATCTCGTCTATGAACAGGATCCCGCCATGCGCCTTGGTCACCGCCCCGGGTTTGGGCTGGGGAATACCCGCAATGCCCATGGCGCCGGCCCCCTGGTAAATGGGGTCATGCACCGAACCGATGAGCGGATCGGCTATTCCCCGCTCGTCAAAACGGGAAGTCGCCCCATCAACCTCCAGAAATTTTGATTCTTCGTTGAAAGGGGAATGCGGGCTTTTCTTGGCCTCTTCCAGGACCAGCCGGGCCGCGGCTGTTTTCCCTACGCCGGGAGGCCCGTAAACGATGACATGCTGGGGGTGAGGGCCGCACAAAGCCGCCCGTAAGGCCTGGATTCCCTCTTCCTGCCCCACGATGTCCGAAAAGGTAGCCGGCCTGGTTCTTTCGGCTAGCGGCTCGCTCAGTTTTATCCTGCGCATTTTTTCAAGCTTTTCCAGTTCTTTGCTCGATTCCTTGGTTACCGCTATCTTGGAACCCTGCTGTCCGCGGAGCAGGTTTAAAAAATATAGACCGACGACAACAATGAAAAATATTTGGATCATCACAAAAAAGCTGCCAAACCCGGCATAATCCACCGCTTTTCTTTCCTTTCAACGTCCCGTGTTTTTTTTATTTTACCCGCAAAAAACGCTTTTATCCCGGCTGTGAGAACTGGCACTCCGGCCAAAATTATCAAAACTGCCCTCTCTAACTGCAGGGCATACTATAATTGAGCAAAAAACAAAGGGGGGTTTTCATGGCCAGGCGTCGCGGTGTCATGTCCGATGCCCTGAAAATGGAAATTGCCAGGGAACTGGGTTTTTACAGTCCCGAGGTGGCGCGCGGCGATTTCGGGGATGTCTCTTCCCGCAACTGCGGCAGCATGGTGAGAGCCGCCATTGAAATGGCCGAAAGGAATTTGAATGGCGGGTGACCCCGGTTAAAAAGCTCAATAGCCAGGCTTTTGCCTGGCTATTAATGTTTTCATCAGATTTTTTTCATGCGCTTTCTTCTTTCTTTTTCTTCCTCTCGCTGGTCGTTACCAGGAGCGGTTCTTCGTTGTTTTTCACGCACTCCTTGGTTACTATGCACTTGTTAATGTCACCCCGTGAAGGTATTTCATACATCACGTCCCTCATGAGGTTTTCAACAATGGACCTTAAACCGCGCGCTCCCGTGTTTCTCTTGATAGCCTCGCTGGCAATCGCCTGCAGGGCGTCAGGCTTGAACTCCAGGCTCACGTTATCCATCTCCAAGAACTTCTGGTACTGCTTTATAAGGGCATTCTTCGGTTCCGTCAGGATCCTGATCAGGGCGTTTTCATCAAGGGCATCCAGGGTTACCACCACAGGCAGTCGCCCTATAAATTCGGGTATCAAGCCGTACTTGATCAGGTCAATGGGCAGTATCTGTTTAAGGATATCTCCCACTTTTATATCCTGCCTGCCTCTTACTTCAGCACCAAAGCCCATGACTTTTTTCCCGATACGGTTCTGGATAATCTTGTCGATGCCTTCGAAAGCGCCTCCACATATAAACAGGATGTTGGTTGTGTCCAGTTGTATAAACTCCTGGTGAGGGTGTTTCCGTCCACCCTGGGGCGGCACGCTGGCCACGGTCCCTTCTAATATTTTTAAAAGGGCCTGCTGCACTCCCTCGCCTGAAACATCCCGCGTAATGGAAGGGTTTTCCGACTTCCTGGCGATCTTGTCGATTTCATCGATGTAGACGATACCCTTTTCGGCTTTCTCCACATCGTAATCAGCGGCCTGGATCAGTTTGAGCAGGATGTTCTCCACGTCCTCGCCCACGTATCCCGCTTCGGTCAAAGAAGTGGCGTCCGCTACAGCGAAAGGCACGTTGAGGATGTGCGCCAGGGTCTGGGCAAGCAAAGTCTTGCCGCTGCCGGTCGGGCCCAGCATGATAATATTGCTCTTTTGCAGTTCGACATCCTCAATCCTGGCGCCCATCTTGATGCGCTTATAATGGTTGTATACCGCCACCGCCAGTGTTTTTTTGGCTTCTTCCTGTTCTATCACATACTGGTCGAGGATAGCCTTGATTTCTTTTGGTTTGGGAATATCTCCCATTTCCAGGCTGGTTTCCTCGGAGAGCTCTTCTTCGATTATTTCATTGCACAGCTCGATACACTCGTCGCAAATATATACCCCTGGACCTGCAACAAGTTTCTTGACCTGATCCTGAAGTTTTCCGCAGAAAGAGCACTTTAACTGCCCTTTGTCGTCCCCAAATTTATACATAATTTCACCTCTTAACTACTTGTTCTTGGGGGTATCAGGTATGCGCACAAGCAGGTCATCGATAATTCCGTATTCTTTGGCTTCCTGGGCATCCATAAAGTAATCGCGTTCCGTGTCCTGCCTGATCCTATCAATGTTCTGCCCTGTATTCTCCGCTAATATTTTATTCAGTTTCTCCCTCAAATGAATTATTCTCTTGGCGTGAATTTCAATATCCGTAGCCTGGCCCTGTGCACCGCCGGAAGGCTGGTGAATGAGCACTTCGGCATTGGGAAGGGCGTAACGTTTTCCCTTGGCCCCTGCCGCCAACAAGAAAGCGCCCATTGAAGCAGCGAGCCCCACACAGATCGTGGAAACGTCAGCCCGGATGTACTGCATGGTATCGTATATCGCCATTCCCGCGGTAATTGAACCGCCGGGACTGTTTATATACAGGGAAATGTCCTTATCCGGGTCCTCCGCGTAAAGGAACAGGAGCTGGGCAATGACCAGGTTGGCCACATGGTCGTCGATGGCCGTCCCTAAAAAGATAATGCGGTCTTTCAGCAGTCGCGAATATATATCGTAAGCCCGCTCTCCGCGGTTGGTCTGCTCCACCACCATAGGGATAAGCGTGGTAAGACCCGGTGTGATCGACTCCCGTTTCTTTTCGTAGTAAATCATAAATCGAAACCTCCGTTCATTCACCGGCATTTTTGATTGTTGCTTCCGTAATAATAAGGTCTACAGCTTTCCTTATCATTATACCAAATTCAAGCGAAGAAATCTGTCCCTGTTTTTCCGCAACTTCTCGAACCCTGGCCGGCTCCTGTTTGAGCTGCTCCGCCATTTTGCTTATCTCCGCTTCGATCTCTTCGGCGGAGACCTTGATGTTTTCAGCTTTGGCAATCGCTTCCAGGACAAGGTCGGTGCGCACGGTATCCTCAGCCGCAGGCAGGTAGCTCTTAATCAAATCCTCCGGTTTTGTGTCGGTCGCCTTAAAATAATATTCCAGCGAAAGCCCCTGACCTTGCAGCTGCATGGCGAAGTTTTCCGCCATCCGGTAAGCCTGTCTTTCAATCATGGACCGGGGAATTTCGAGTTGGGCGTTTTCCGCAGCTTTTTTTACGGCCTCCGAGCGCAGTTCGTTTTCAGACCTTTTTTTAGCCGCTTCCTTTAATTTATTCTCTATATCCAGTCTTAATTCCTGCAGCGTATCGAATTCGGATACGTCTTTGGCGAACTCATCGTCCAAAGGCGCCAGTTCTTTGCGCTTTATTTCTTTAACGGTAACCGTAAACACGGCTTTTTTACCCGCCAGCTCCGGCGAATGGTAGTTTTCAGGAAAGGTTACTTCCACTTCCCTGGTTTCGCCCGGCTTGCTGCCGACCAGCTGTTCTTCAAAACCCTCAATCAGGCTGTGAGAACCTATCTGCAAAGAATAATTCTCCGCCGAACCTCCGCTAAAGGCTTCGCCGTCCAATTTTCCTTCAAAATCTATCGTCAAGATGTCACCTTCGGCGGCCGCTTCTTCCACCGCTTTCAGCTTGGCATATCTTTCCCTCATCCTGTCGATCTCGGCATCTATGTCTTCCTCTTTAACATCGACAGGCTGCTTCGTCAGTTCCAATCCCTTGTATTTCCCAAGTTTTACTTCCGGCTTAATATCAAAAACCGCCTTGAAAATTATGGGTTTTTCTTTTTCAGTCTGGACCAGCTCATATTGAGGTTCGCTTACGGCTGTGTACTCATCTTTTATTTCTGCAAGCGCCTTGTCGTACGCGCTGGGAATCGCGTCTTTTAAAGCCTCCTCCATCAGTATCTCCCGGCCGTACATCTTTTCCAAGATGCGGCGCGGGGTTTTGCCTTTTCTAAAGCCCGGCACGTTTATTTTTTTGACGACCGTTTTATAAGCTTTTTGTAAAGATATTTCAAACTCATCTTCTGGTATTTCCACCGTCACCTGGGCTTTGACCTTATCGATTCTTTCAGCGGTTACTCTCATTGGTTCTCCTCCAAACATTATTTTTGTGTTGCTGCACATAATGAATTCGTGGTTATAAAAGCCGCAAGACAGCGCATCGAAAAATAAAGAAAAGACTAGCGCTCTTTAGCTTAGCACTAATCCTGCCTTTAGAATTGGAGCGAATGGAGCGGAAGACGGGATTCGAACCCGCGACCCTCGCCTTGGCAAGGCGATGCTCTACCGCTGAGCCACTTCCGCGCGCTGGTCGGAATTCTGGTAAGTAATGATTTGTGTCTTGTAATTGAAAGTGTATAACTGGCAACTGGCAGCTGGTAGTTTTAGTGCTCCGGCTGGTAGAATATGGTGCGGGAGAAGGGACTTGAACCCCCACGGTTTCCCACTGGATCCTAAATCCAGCGCGTCTGCCAGTTCCGCCACTCCCGCATGATAAGCCGGCAAGAAAACTAACGGTGGTTGATGGTTAGACATGTCGCTTTAATTTCATTTTAATTTTAATGGAATGGTGAGCCATGATGGATTCGAACCATCGACACCCTGATTAAAAGTCAGGTGCTCTGCCAACTGAGCTAATGGCTCACATCATACTGGAACATGGTAATGATAAGATGGGGTGGCTGAGGGGACTTGAACCCCCGGGTGCCGGAGCCACAATCCGGTGCGTTAACCGCTTCGCCACAGCCACCATCCATGGCGTGCCCACAGGGATTCGAACCCCGGACACACGGCTTAGAAGGCCGTTGCTCTATCCAGCTGAGCTATGGGCACAGCAATACCTTTTATTACAGCAAATGTTATCTTATCAAATATAAGAGTTAATGTCAACCTGCCGCAGCGCAGTTTGCTGCAGCGCAGTTAAATCCCCACAAGCAGCTTTTGCAGGATGTTCCTTGCGTTTTTCAGCGCTTTGCCCCTGTGGCTCACCATGTTCTTTTCTTCCAGGGTCATTTCGGCGAATGTTTTTCCCAGGGCCGGTACGTAAAAAAGGGGATCGTAGCCAAACCCCCCGCTGCCCCGCGGTTCTTCCAGGATTAATCCTTCACATTTTCCTTCCGCCGGATAAATTCTGCCGCCGGGAGCGGCAACAGCGATAATGCTGGTGAAGCGCGCCGTCCTTCGCGGGAACGGCACTCTTTCCATCAGTTTCAGAAGTTTCATGTTGTTTTTGTAATCGTCGGGCGGCTCTCCGGCAAAACGCGCCGAGCGGACACCAGGAAGCCCCTCCAGGGCGTCCACCTCCAGGCCGGAGTCGTCGGCAACGGTAAGAAGGCCGCTGGCCCTGGCTCCCGCCAGGGCTTTGATTGACGCGTTTTCCAGGAATGTTGCGCCGTTCTCCTCGACCTTTGGCATCCCGGGAAAGTCGTCCGCGCAAAGGACTTCCACGTCCAATCCGTCCAGCAGTTTCACCAGTTCCAGGACCTTACCGCGGTTGCGGGTCGCCACGAACAGGGCTGTTTTGTCAGTTCTTACCAAATTCATACTTTTCACCAAGAACTGCTTTCTGCAGCTCGATGAGCCTGGCAATGCCCTTCTTCCCCAAAAAAAGGAGCTCTTGCAGTTCTTCCTCCGTAAAGGGATAGCCTTCGGCGGTTCCCTGGATTTCCACGAACTCGCCCTTGCCGGTCATCACAAGGTTCATATCGACCGCTGCCTGCGAGTCTTCCTCAAAACACAAGTCCAATAACAGGCTGTCTCCAACCTTTCCCACACTAACCGCAGCCAACCAATCCCTGATGGGTAGCGCGGGAAGCTGGCCGTTTTGCACCAGCTTATCCAGCGCCAGGACGAGGGCTACAAACGCGCCGGTAACGGAAGCCGTCCGCGTACCGCCGTCGGCCTGGATCACATCACAATCCAGGGTAACGGTCCGTTCACCCAGGGCTTCCAGGTCAACAACGGCACGCAGGGAGCGCCCTATCAAACGCTGTATCTCGTTTGTCCGCCCGCTGATTTTTCCCCTGCTGGCTTCCCGCTGGTTGCGGACGGGAGTAGCCCTGGGCAGCATGGAGTATTCCGCCGTAATCCATCCCTTGCCGGAACCTTTTAAAAACAGCGGGACTTTGTCTTCGACAGTGGCATTACAGATGACCCTGGTTTCTCCCATTTCAATCAAAACCGACCCTTCCGCATACCGGGTATAACAGGTGGTAATTCTTACTGGTCTTAATTGTTCGGCCTTTCTTCCGTCCAATCGTTCCATTCTCTTTCACCTCATGATTCTTGTGGCTGCTTTATCCGAAAATGCCGTTTCCACGGGAGGCACCTTTTCCACGGGTCCGATTTCCCGTTTAAGGAAAAAACTGCCCAAACGAGCGAAGACTGCCGCGTCTCCGCTGGCAAGATAACGGCAAACGGGGTTCCCTTCTTCCCGCAGCAGATTCAGTTCTTTCAACTTGTCCACGGCCCGTTTCACCGTTTCCCGCGCGGGGTCGACAGGCGTTACGAACGGCCCGGTCGTTTGGGTTATCACGGGCAATAAAAAGGGGTAATGCGTGCATCCCAGGATTAGGGTGTCAATATCCTTTTCACACAGCGGCCCCAGGTAGGAACGAGCCGCTCTTTCGACCTCCTCACCATCCAGCCTGCCTTCCTCGACAAACGGAACAAATAGAGGGCAGGGCTGGGCCACAACTTCTACCGCCGCATTCTTTTTAATCAACATTTTTTGGTAGGAACCGCTTTTTACGGTGGCCTCTGTGGCAATGACCCCAATGCGCCCGTTTTTTGTGGTCTGAAGGGCTCTATCCACGCCTGGTTCTATTACCCCCACCAGCGGGATGTCATATGTTTCCTGCATTTCCTCATAAGCCAAAGAGGTGCTGGTATTGCAGGCAATAATGACCATTTTGCAGCCCAGGCCAATTAAAAACCGGGTTATGCCGAAAGCAAAACCCTTCAGCTCGCGAGGGTCCCTGGGCCCGTAAGGAACATGAGCGGTATCGGCGTAATAGATCAAGGACTCATGCGGCATCTGGCGCAGCATCTCCGCAACGACTGTCAACCCGCCTATCCCGGAGTCAAACACTCCAATAGGCGCCAGGTTATGTTTGTTCATTGGCTTCATCCTCGTACCATCCATTTTTTATTTTATTTTATTTCCCCTTGCGGTTAAAAATTCCGCCCCTGGTGGAACGGGCGTCAAAAACGGTCCAGAAGGCCTCCCTGTCCCAGTTGTCTATTTCCTTGCGCAGCCTGGGAACGTCTTTTCTCCGCAGGATAATCTGGTGAATATAGTGTTTACCCTCCCGGCCCTGTCCTTCAATGACCGTAACGCCGAAACCGCAGCAGCGCAGTCTTTCCGTGAGCTCGTGCGGGGATTTAAGGGTGATCACCTGTACGGTCAAGGTCCCGACTGCCAGCTTTTCTTCGATAAAACTGCCCACGACGTTGCCGGTGGCAAAACCGGCTGCATAAACAACCAGGTTTAACGGGTTGTTCAGGTCGGAAATGATTTTACCTAACGCGACAATATATATAATCACCTCGAAAAAACCGATTAAAGCGGCATAAAGCCTTTCTCCCCTTACGATCATCAGCGTCCTCATGGTGGAAAGCGAAACATCGCAAATCCGCGCGCAAAAGATAAAAAGGTATCCCCCTATTATATTGAACATACCCTTTCCCCCCGGGGTCAAAACATTGTTGGCCAAAAAACTGCTGCCTAATTTAGTATAACATTAGAACCAGCGCTAAACCATAATAAACATCCCGCCCGCAGGCGGGATGTTTATTATTCGAAATAGGCCTTTATCCCGTTAAAAATGCCTGTAGCCAGTTTTTGCCTGAAAGAGTCTGTCCCCAGGAGGGTTTCTTCTTCGGAATCCGAAAGGAAGGCGGTTTCTACCAGGATGGAAGGCACCCTGGTCTCTCGTAACACGGCAAAGTTTTCCTGGAGGACCCCCAGGTCGTTCCTGCCGCCGGCTTTAACCAGTTCTCGCTGGACGAGAGTGGCAAGCTTTTGCCTGCTGTATCTCTGGTCACTCAATTCGCTGTTGTTCAAGGGAGCGTAATAATATGTCGAATGCCCAGAAATTTTTATTTTCTTGTTATCGGAAAAATTGGCATGGATGCTGACAAAAATATCGGCACGGCTGTTGTTGGCCAACCAGGCACGCTCCGCCAGCGAAAGTTCTGTCTGCCCGGTGTGGGTCATGATGACCCTGGCCCCCGCCTGTTCCAGCAGCCTTTTGAGCTTAAAGGCAATATCCAGATTAACATCTTTTTCCTTAAGCCCCGTCTTTATGCCTATCGCTCCGGGATCAAGCCAACCTCCCGGCTGGACGCTGGAATGGCCGGGATCAACGACGATGATTTTCCCGCTCAATCCTGCAGTCTGGACAACTCCAATCTGGATCCTGGTCACTTTTGCCGTATCGTCAAAACTCACCGTCTGGGTGGGAGCATAGGAAAAAGTCAGCTCGATTATGGCCTTATCAGCCTGGGAATAAATCTTTATCCCGCTGATCCCCAGCCTGGTGATCTTTCCCTCGTAATTTCGTTCAGTGGCGCCTTCCAGCTCCAGGGTAATGGTGTTTTTATCTTTAGCGGTCTTGATCTGGTACTGGCTGCTTGTCCACCCTTCCAGCAGCAATATGGGCCTTCCGGAAGAATCGATTATCTTGAAATTCCTGCCCTCGCTAATTGGTGCAATCAGCGCTTCGCTCTCCAGTATTGTCCCCCGGGAAGCGGCACCTGGTGAGTCAGGACTTGTCAGCCAGTTCACGATCCACCCTTTCGTTCCATTGGAAAGCCTGATTTCCAGCCACTCGCCATCTCTTCCCGTGACAGCCAGGCGGTCGCCTTTTTTGACCTGGGCAACCACCGCCGCTTCGATAGAAGCCTGCTGCCTGATGTTGACTGTGCTGCCGGTAACTATAACCGTGTCAAGCGGTGTGTTCTCCGGAGATGCTTCAGAGGAAAGCCTGACATATTCTCCACAAACCCAACCCTCGACGTCGCCAACCGCTATTTTGTACCACCCGCCCTGAGCGGCGGTAACAGGGTGCTTTTCGTTCATGCCGATCTTGGTCACCAGCGGGTACTCCGTGTCCGGGCCGCTCCTGACATTGAGGACCTCCGTGGTCACCGTGATATACTGCCGCCCGTTTTGTTCCGGTATCGTCCCGCTTTGAACGGCGACAGGCTCCACGACCGTATACCACCCGGCAATCCAGCCTTTAACACCGCCTGGCGCCTGAACAAGGTACCAGCCGTTTTTTTCATCGGAAACCACAAGCAGCGTGCCGGACCGGACCTGCCCTACCTTGGCATAACCGGCGCCAGGCCCTTTGCGTATGTTTACGGTGCTGCCGGTAACCTTGACCGTTTTTTGACCAGTGTTTATTTGCACCAGGCTCTTATGTACCCATCCTTCGGTTCCACCGCTATTTAAACGGACTTTCAACCAGTCGCCCGACTTTTCAAGCGTCTCCACTTCCTGCCCGGCTTGAGCCTTTGCCACTACCGCAAAGTTCAGCCCAGGACCTTTTCGCACATTGACAACACTACCGGTTACAATACCCTTTTCACCTGCCCAGGCGGGTGTTAGGGGCCATAAGAAAACAAAGAGGAGGGCAAAAAGCAACGCTTTCTTCGGGTATGTAAAAATCACTGAATCGCCTCCTTCCCAGGAAAACGCCTCGTCTTTGACCCTGATCTTTATTCGCCCCGCCCTGTCGAATTCCCTCTAAAAATGTCACGGTAAATGGTGGAAAAAAAGCGCCTCGCGGCGCTCATTTGATCAGGCTGGTGTTTCTGGCCAGGGTCTGGTCTATTTTTACATGCCCCAGGAGCGTGCTGACCCGTTTGCCGTCGATTCTCAGTTCCACTTTTTCCACTGTCGGGAACTGGGTAATCGTATTGACTATCGAATAAACAGCCAGTTTTTCCGCATCAGCCGAAGCAGGCAAGTCTTTAATCAAATCGCCGCTTAAGTCAACAATCGCCAGCCCGTCCGGCTTGACATTAATGTCCAGGAGTTTTGTGCTGGCCGGCAGGGTCGGCTGCAAACCAGCTTGTGTCGGGCCTTTAATCAGTTCTTCAATAGTAGCCCTGGCAATTCCCACAACTTTAGGGATTACCCGTTCCTCCATAACCAGTTTCCCCGATTTGTCAGTAAAATAGAGGGCAACCGTCCTGGTTTCACCGCTCACCGGAGCTGCGGCATTCGGGTTCTCAATGACGACAGTCGGAATCAACGTATCCGTACCGGTTTTCCCCTGGTTCTTGTTAAACCCCTGTTTTAAGGCAGATATTTTGTCCGTCAAAAAGCACCCGCTCAAAACAGTACAAAACAGCATCATTATTAGTAAGAGGAGCGCTGCTTTTTTCATTTCTTTTTCATCCCCCTTCCTTCCACTCATCACTAATACTTATACTTGGAAAGGAGAGGTTTTATGACAACTATCTTCTTCCTTTTGCCTTTTCACTTTAAAGACTTCACCCTCCAAGCGCGGGCGAAGTCTTTAAGTTTGGAATTGCATATTACAGGAAAAACACCAGGGTGACCAGGACGAAGATGGGCAAAAGTATGGGTATGCTGTACTTGAGCATGTATCCGAAGAAGCTCGGCATGGGAACCCCGCCCTCCTCGGCGATGGAGCGCACCATGAAGTTCGGGGCATTGCCGATATAGGTGTTTGCGCCAAAGAATACCGCGCCCGCCGAAATAGCCATCAGGTAAATGGGATGCTCTACCAGCAGCCTGGCCACAGCAGCAGGTTCCGCCATCCCGGGGTAGAACCGGCCCAAAGCCGTGCTGAAAAAGGTGAGATAGGTCGGCGCGTTATCCAGAAAGCTGGACAAACCTCCCGTTATCCAGAAATAGTGATACGGCTGCTGCACCGCGCTGGTGATGAATCCCAGCGAACCGGTTTCGCCGGCTTTCAGCATGGAAAGCACCGGCGCCATCGTTATAAATATGCCAAAGAACAGGTAAGCCACTTCCT contains:
- a CDS encoding GerMN domain-containing protein, with the translated sequence MKKAALLLLIMMLFCTVLSGCFLTDKISALKQGFNKNQGKTGTDTLIPTVVIENPNAAAPVSGETRTVALYFTDKSGKLVMEERVIPKVVGIARATIEELIKGPTQAGLQPTLPASTKLLDINVKPDGLAIVDLSGDLIKDLPASADAEKLAVYSIVNTITQFPTVEKVELRIDGKRVSTLLGHVKIDQTLARNTSLIK